The following are encoded in a window of Leptospira selangorensis genomic DNA:
- the map gene encoding type I methionyl aminopeptidase: protein MIYIKNKTEIEKMRAAGKLAAALLDYISGFIQPGISTLAINDLCEEFTKKNGGKSAPLGYKGFPKSVCTSINEVVCHGIPKAIDVLKEGDIVNVDVTPIVDGYHGDSSRTFIVGGKTSPEVERLVKDAERAMWIGIEQVKPGNRVSDIANAIDDYLTPKGYGIVKDLMGHGIGRGFHEEPQIPHYRSGRKLAKLEPGMTFTIEPMVNLGTWEVIFSKKDGWTVTTRDGKWSAQFEHTILVTEKGYEILTQA from the coding sequence TTGATCTACATCAAGAACAAGACTGAAATCGAGAAAATGAGGGCGGCGGGCAAATTAGCCGCCGCGCTTCTTGACTATATATCCGGATTCATTCAACCCGGTATAAGTACCCTTGCGATCAATGATCTCTGCGAAGAGTTCACTAAGAAGAATGGAGGCAAGTCGGCGCCTCTAGGTTACAAGGGTTTCCCGAAATCAGTATGTACTTCTATCAACGAAGTCGTTTGCCACGGCATTCCAAAGGCAATTGATGTCTTGAAAGAAGGAGATATCGTTAACGTAGACGTTACTCCTATCGTAGATGGATATCATGGAGATAGTTCTCGTACTTTTATAGTAGGTGGCAAAACTTCTCCTGAAGTGGAACGTCTTGTTAAAGACGCAGAACGTGCTATGTGGATTGGAATAGAACAGGTCAAACCTGGAAATCGTGTAAGTGATATCGCAAATGCGATTGATGATTACCTGACTCCGAAAGGATATGGGATCGTTAAAGATCTAATGGGCCACGGAATAGGAAGAGGTTTTCATGAAGAACCACAAATTCCTCATTACCGTTCCGGCCGCAAACTAGCCAAATTAGAACCTGGAATGACATTCACTATAGAACCGATGGTGAATTTAGGAACCTGGGAAGTGATCTTTTCTAAAAAGGATGGATGGACTGTGACCACAAGGGACGGAAAATGGTCCGCTCAGTTCGAACATACCATTCTAGTCACTGAAAAAGGCTATGAAATTTTAACCCAAGCATAG
- a CDS encoding DUF350 domain-containing protein, whose amino-acid sequence MDFVWKYISLLGKDLAFFVLGFLVFYIGKKLKDWTEPRKLDEELVKSDNSALALSLSGYYIGVIILFITIVSHPGEKGDLLGDLFQVSSFSILGVVLLLLSQKINDGLILGGIDAIEEIYEKRNLAVASVLFGGTIASSFFIAAALNGDIGEKVFPQGLGIAVSPLVEKTIIGSIISVIFFSVGQIGMILFSIYYKLWVPYKLRSELEEKQNLAAGTAFAGALLAIGILLTRALFREFESLYQTGILLLLDLGLAFIIIPILHFFADWVVLPGSTLKEEIERDQNFGAGLLEAVVLVSFSAIIFFAV is encoded by the coding sequence ATGGATTTCGTTTGGAAATATATTTCTTTACTAGGTAAGGATCTTGCCTTTTTCGTTTTAGGCTTTTTAGTCTTTTACATCGGCAAAAAACTTAAGGACTGGACGGAACCTCGCAAGTTAGACGAGGAATTAGTAAAATCCGATAATAGCGCTCTGGCCTTAAGTTTATCCGGTTATTATATCGGGGTCATTATATTATTTATCACTATTGTTTCCCACCCTGGAGAAAAAGGAGATCTGCTCGGAGATCTTTTCCAAGTGTCTTCCTTTTCTATCTTAGGAGTGGTACTCCTTCTACTTTCCCAAAAGATTAACGACGGATTGATACTCGGTGGGATAGATGCAATCGAAGAGATCTATGAAAAAAGGAATTTAGCCGTTGCTTCCGTTTTGTTCGGAGGAACGATCGCTAGTTCCTTTTTTATCGCTGCTGCATTGAATGGAGATATAGGAGAGAAGGTTTTCCCACAAGGATTAGGAATCGCAGTTTCTCCTCTCGTGGAAAAAACGATCATAGGATCAATCATCTCTGTGATTTTTTTCTCCGTGGGTCAGATCGGAATGATCTTATTCTCTATATATTATAAACTTTGGGTCCCTTATAAACTAAGATCTGAGTTGGAAGAAAAACAGAACCTGGCAGCAGGAACTGCATTTGCAGGAGCATTACTTGCGATCGGTATCTTACTCACAAGAGCATTATTTAGAGAATTTGAATCCTTATACCAAACAGGGATCTTATTACTTTTGGATCTGGGACTTGCATTTATAATCATTCCTATTTTACATTTTTTTGCGGACTGGGTTGTATTACCCGGTTCCACATTAAAGGAAGAAATAGAAAGGGATCAAAATTTCGGAGCAGGCCTTTTAGAAGCGGTGGTGCTTGTGTCCTTCTCCGCTATTATATTTTTTGCAGTTTGA
- a CDS encoding LIC_11502 family protein, giving the protein MQEGEETSLYSISGGIPLQELLTAAKEAGLDLPTERTRPLGRILLAGLLGALRGFDERGLSPFLPTHKYIFAEIVSDLTDAYSILSQESDEKMILQAACDFGIKKVYHLEWKLYSSKDLF; this is encoded by the coding sequence ATGCAGGAAGGAGAAGAAACATCCCTATATTCCATATCAGGAGGGATTCCACTCCAAGAACTTTTAACTGCGGCAAAAGAAGCAGGCCTGGATCTTCCTACTGAAAGAACAAGACCCTTAGGTAGGATTTTACTCGCGGGACTTTTAGGAGCACTACGAGGTTTTGATGAGAGAGGACTTTCTCCCTTCTTACCTACTCATAAATACATCTTTGCCGAGATCGTTTCCGATCTTACTGATGCCTATTCAATCCTATCCCAAGAATCGGATGAAAAAATGATTTTACAAGCAGCTTGCGATTTCGGGATCAAAAAAGTATATCACCTTGAATGGAAATTATACTCTTCTAAAGACTTATTCTAA
- the queG gene encoding tRNA epoxyqueuosine(34) reductase QueG translates to MLLESKELLNELKDIAETNGFQLFGVGPASVPSADKENILHWVGEGRHGNMDWYPKNMNLRLELEGLGFKPESVIALGALYNDPEYENLDLPYRFSRYAMGEDYHSVLRKKASELLEFLKKKFPNQKFRQGVDSLPVPEKILAREAGLGWIGKNTNLIHEEYGSFFFISLIFTDFPLSFVSVQAKDRCGTCRACIDSCPTGALEPYKIDARKCISYKTIEDRSENVDSLHGWVYGCDICQEICPWNGVKARKKGWKTEIGEFKIRDLFKKENLSDLDEKGFKIYFQDSAVNRISYFQLKRNLKVVRREK, encoded by the coding sequence ATGCTTCTCGAAAGTAAAGAACTTCTGAATGAACTAAAAGATATCGCGGAGACGAATGGATTCCAATTATTCGGAGTCGGTCCCGCTTCCGTTCCTTCTGCGGACAAGGAGAATATCCTTCATTGGGTGGGAGAAGGTCGTCATGGAAATATGGATTGGTATCCTAAAAACATGAACCTTCGACTAGAACTGGAGGGGCTTGGATTCAAACCTGAATCAGTAATCGCTCTGGGCGCATTATATAATGATCCCGAATATGAAAACTTGGATTTACCATACCGATTTTCCAGATACGCGATGGGAGAAGATTATCATTCTGTTCTCCGTAAAAAAGCTTCCGAATTACTGGAATTTTTAAAGAAGAAGTTTCCGAATCAAAAATTCAGACAAGGAGTAGACTCTCTTCCTGTTCCCGAAAAAATTTTAGCGAGAGAAGCAGGCCTTGGATGGATCGGTAAGAATACGAATCTGATCCATGAAGAATACGGGTCCTTCTTCTTTATTAGTTTAATTTTTACGGATTTTCCTTTGAGTTTTGTTTCTGTCCAAGCAAAAGACAGATGTGGAACTTGCAGAGCTTGTATAGATTCTTGTCCAACTGGTGCTTTGGAACCTTACAAAATTGATGCTCGAAAATGTATCTCTTACAAAACCATAGAAGATAGATCCGAGAATGTGGATTCTTTGCATGGTTGGGTATATGGTTGCGATATATGCCAAGAGATCTGTCCTTGGAATGGGGTCAAAGCTCGCAAGAAGGGATGGAAAACTGAGATAGGAGAATTTAAGATCCGAGATCTATTCAAAAAAGAAAATCTCTCGGATCTGGATGAGAAAGGATTCAAAATTTACTTTCAGGATTCTGCAGTTAATCGGATATCTTATTTCCAACTGAAGCGAAATTTGAAAGTGGTAAGAAGAGAAAAATAG
- a CDS encoding LIC11966 family surface protein has protein sequence MKHKAMVWGILVTLLVFSLTTNLTAKSSAEALKYLNELTDPLDKISADRLSYIQALAHSNSKQDKEAKRAAIITSVEKALLNANQATKYDGSSDLKDAVIKYLNVYYTVLREDYGKLVDLKEAAEQSYDAMEAYMLAEKKAGEKLHEAAEKFGKEQKVFAKDNDITLYESKDRMSQLLKKSGEVMNYKDELYLIDFKPYKQEYYLLQALKDQDVKAIEQSRETLLKYAEEGLKLLDKVVPYDGDSSLIQACKNNLNFYKMEAKDQVPTLIEFHMKEARFDAYKKKFNEKDPKDRTQEDVDTHNKLLGEVNTLVPTYNKINQTLNKQRGVLIEQWNKSNKNFLSKHVPKK, from the coding sequence ATGAAACACAAAGCAATGGTATGGGGAATCCTAGTAACTTTACTGGTTTTTTCCTTAACGACAAATCTAACTGCAAAAAGTTCAGCAGAGGCATTGAAATATTTAAACGAACTGACCGATCCGTTAGACAAAATATCGGCAGATCGTTTATCGTACATCCAAGCTTTGGCGCATAGCAATAGCAAACAAGACAAAGAAGCCAAAAGAGCCGCTATTATTACCTCGGTGGAAAAGGCTCTATTAAATGCGAACCAAGCCACAAAGTATGACGGAAGTTCCGATCTAAAAGATGCAGTCATCAAATATCTAAACGTATATTATACTGTTTTGAGAGAAGATTACGGAAAGTTAGTCGACCTAAAAGAGGCAGCGGAACAGTCCTACGATGCAATGGAAGCCTATATGCTTGCAGAGAAAAAAGCGGGTGAAAAATTGCATGAAGCTGCTGAGAAATTCGGCAAAGAACAAAAAGTTTTTGCAAAGGATAACGACATCACTCTTTACGAAAGTAAGGATAGAATGAGCCAACTATTAAAAAAATCGGGCGAGGTGATGAATTATAAAGATGAACTCTATCTAATCGATTTCAAACCTTATAAACAAGAATATTATCTATTACAAGCTCTCAAAGACCAGGATGTAAAGGCTATCGAACAAAGTAGAGAAACACTTTTAAAGTATGCGGAAGAAGGTCTTAAGTTGTTGGATAAGGTAGTTCCTTATGATGGAGATTCTTCCTTGATCCAAGCATGCAAAAACAACCTGAACTTCTATAAAATGGAAGCAAAAGACCAGGTCCCTACTCTAATCGAATTTCATATGAAAGAAGCTCGCTTCGATGCTTACAAAAAGAAATTTAACGAAAAAGACCCAAAAGATCGTACTCAAGAAGATGTGGATACTCATAATAAACTTTTGGGAGAAGTAAACACATTAGTCCCTACTTACAATAAGATAAACCAAACCTTAAATAAGCAGCGCGGTGTATTGATCGAGCAATGGAATAAGTCCAATAAAAACTTTTTATCCAAGCATGTTCCTAAAAAGTAA
- a CDS encoding carboxy terminal-processing peptidase — translation MRFAYKRLVLYTVLVLLPAAHFSDTEITPADKATHLIKILEEQHYGKAKLLNRKYYLNSSERFLSELDPQGLIYLKEDMQKFSSMFREHQNYSELNSALWEIAIKFASHFRYRLSLFIEMLDQDSEEISDEFKIYTKGKTEYQKDLPSLKKRWASYIESKTLQQFFEIGKYKSSEEFSKAFQKERKKIRRSILNFEIYRLRNSLTSSDEMIDSLGSEFLDAMLKELDPHSGFYSDSFRKKFRSPDLDQGLSFGLEFEHSQYGDTRVSQIYPGGAAWNSGEIHKGDKIVEIRNSINSDIGTDVADISADELYILINREISRKAFFKVRKLSGKTVWIQLQKTKKDKEEDFIFTQVLEGERKIGYIYLPSFYTDSETDQLGCSEDIARAILKLKRESIEGLILDVRDNYGGSLQEAMDLAGLFIDEGPLFLGENSNRELNILKDPNRGRIYSGPLLILQNSQSASGPEFLSHALKDYNRALIVGSSSFGKASSQKFLAIKEGKYKIDKIKLTTGLYYGLDSISHQQKGVTPHIELPQWNNFPLRETDLENSLLPNSISKEIRYEILPELPIRTLKNKSSDRIEKNQFFQKIESIQSKAKKWLSKPKEIPLDPKDFFEFYQEREKVITQINEISVFKSSIFRSEVTSFDKKSMHNGSLENQIFKSKKDRLESDPYVEESYNIINDFINHNEGK, via the coding sequence ATGCGTTTTGCCTATAAGAGACTGGTTCTCTATACTGTCCTCGTCCTTTTACCCGCAGCACATTTTTCAGACACAGAAATTACGCCAGCAGACAAAGCAACTCATCTTATAAAAATTTTAGAAGAACAGCACTATGGAAAAGCCAAATTACTTAACCGAAAATATTACTTAAACTCCTCAGAACGTTTCCTTTCCGAATTAGATCCTCAGGGTTTAATCTATCTAAAAGAGGACATGCAGAAATTTTCCTCGATGTTTAGAGAACATCAAAACTATTCCGAACTCAATTCTGCTCTTTGGGAAATAGCAATTAAATTCGCTTCTCATTTTCGCTATAGGTTATCCCTTTTTATAGAAATGTTAGATCAAGACTCGGAAGAAATCTCCGACGAGTTTAAGATATACACGAAAGGCAAAACTGAATACCAAAAGGACCTACCCTCCTTAAAAAAGAGATGGGCCAGTTATATAGAAAGTAAAACCTTACAACAATTTTTCGAAATCGGAAAATATAAGTCCTCCGAGGAATTCTCAAAAGCATTTCAGAAAGAGAGGAAAAAGATCAGAAGGTCTATTCTAAACTTCGAGATCTATAGATTAAGGAACAGTTTAACTTCATCCGATGAGATGATTGATTCGTTAGGTTCCGAGTTTTTAGATGCAATGTTAAAAGAATTGGATCCACATAGTGGTTTTTATTCTGATTCCTTTCGAAAAAAATTCAGATCTCCGGATCTTGACCAAGGTTTAAGTTTCGGGTTGGAATTCGAACATTCCCAATATGGAGATACGCGTGTGTCGCAAATTTATCCAGGCGGGGCCGCTTGGAATTCCGGAGAGATCCATAAAGGAGATAAGATAGTAGAGATACGTAATTCGATAAATTCCGATATAGGGACAGATGTAGCCGATATTTCCGCAGACGAACTTTACATTTTAATAAACCGTGAAATTTCTCGAAAAGCCTTCTTCAAGGTAAGAAAACTTTCCGGAAAAACGGTTTGGATCCAGCTCCAAAAGACAAAAAAGGATAAAGAAGAAGATTTCATTTTTACCCAGGTATTGGAAGGAGAAAGAAAGATAGGATATATCTATCTTCCTTCTTTCTATACAGATTCGGAAACGGACCAGCTTGGATGTTCAGAAGACATAGCAAGAGCGATTTTAAAACTTAAGCGCGAATCGATCGAAGGTTTGATCCTAGATGTAAGGGATAATTATGGCGGCTCTCTCCAGGAGGCTATGGATCTGGCCGGATTATTTATCGATGAAGGGCCTCTTTTTTTAGGTGAAAACAGTAATCGGGAATTGAATATTTTAAAAGATCCGAACAGGGGAAGAATTTATTCAGGTCCCTTGTTAATCCTACAGAATTCCCAGAGCGCGTCCGGTCCTGAATTTTTGTCTCATGCATTAAAGGATTATAATAGAGCCCTGATCGTAGGCTCTTCTTCTTTCGGAAAGGCTAGCTCACAAAAATTTTTAGCCATCAAAGAAGGAAAATACAAGATCGATAAAATAAAGTTAACTACAGGGCTGTATTACGGTTTGGATAGTATAAGCCACCAGCAAAAAGGTGTAACGCCTCATATAGAACTCCCTCAATGGAATAATTTTCCGCTTCGGGAAACGGATCTGGAAAATAGCCTTTTGCCAAACTCCATCTCCAAAGAGATTCGTTATGAAATTCTGCCGGAACTTCCTATTCGAACCTTGAAAAACAAATCATCGGATCGAATTGAAAAAAATCAATTTTTTCAAAAGATAGAATCCATTCAAAGCAAGGCAAAAAAATGGCTCTCCAAGCCTAAGGAAATTCCTCTAGATCCGAAAGATTTTTTCGAATTCTACCAGGAAAGGGAGAAAGTAATAACTCAAATTAATGAAATTTCAGTTTTCAAAAGTTCAATTTTCAGATCTGAAGTAACCTCTTTCGATAAAAAATCGATGCATAACGGTAGTTTAGAGAACCAAATATTCAAATCCAAAAAAGATAGACTCGAATCCGATCCGTATGTAGAAGAGTCATACAACATAATTAACGACTTCATAAATCATAATGAGGGAAAATAG
- a CDS encoding Pr6Pr family membrane protein codes for MQTSKLNLTLARVVFASTAIVCFIGVLLELWYAYHHQSSLPPNAGFTRTFGPGIGSLLNQFSFFTTQSNLILGITTLTLALNLDRTSSSFHIWRLIGVIDITITGIVFNFVLQTVPKNDIIADTASRLEHDIAPIIAVIGWIIFGPAKTVTLRRILLAAILPIAYAAFTLIRGAIMEWYPYNIMDVPRLGYSGVAINIVGIFVLFLLIAGFLALVDRLLSSKFARISFSK; via the coding sequence ATGCAAACTTCCAAACTCAATCTTACCCTGGCGCGTGTAGTATTCGCTTCTACTGCTATTGTTTGTTTTATCGGTGTTTTATTAGAATTATGGTATGCTTATCATCACCAATCTTCTCTGCCGCCAAACGCAGGTTTCACTCGCACATTCGGACCGGGAATAGGCAGTTTACTCAATCAATTTTCCTTTTTTACCACTCAGTCCAATCTAATCTTAGGGATCACCACTCTAACTCTTGCATTAAATTTGGATCGGACTTCTTCATCTTTTCATATTTGGCGTTTGATAGGGGTTATAGATATCACGATCACTGGAATTGTTTTTAACTTTGTTCTGCAGACTGTTCCTAAGAATGATATTATTGCGGATACTGCAAGCAGACTAGAGCATGATATCGCCCCTATAATTGCAGTGATCGGTTGGATCATTTTCGGACCTGCAAAAACAGTCACTCTACGCCGAATTCTTTTAGCGGCCATTCTTCCTATCGCTTATGCAGCATTTACCTTGATCAGAGGTGCCATTATGGAATGGTATCCTTATAATATTATGGATGTCCCGCGTCTTGGTTATTCAGGAGTAGCGATAAATATTGTAGGGATCTTTGTTCTGTTTTTGTTAATTGCAGGCTTTTTGGCTTTGGTAGACAGACTTCTGTCTTCAAAATTTGCAAGAATCTCTTTCTCAAAATAA